From the genome of Mycoplasmopsis bovis PG45:
AAGCTTTTCAACTAGTGGCTCGGCTGTAACACCAGAAACAAAATTAGTAGCTGATGCGACAGTTGAATTTAATAAGGTATATCAAGGCACAAAAGCTATTGGCGAAGTGCAATTAGATGCCGCAGTTAATGAAGGCGTTAGAAAAAGCAAATACAAAGGCGAAACATTTACTGGCGAAGCTAATGTTTTAGTATTCCCAGACTTAGGTGCAGGGAATATTGGCTATAAAATAGCTCAAAGATTTGGTGGTTTTGGTGCTATTGGCCCTATTATTACTGGTGTTAAAAAGCCAGTTAATGACCTATCTAGAGGAAGCTTGACTGATGACGTTGTCAATACTGTATTAATTACTGCAATTCAAGCAAACGATAAGGAGTAGTGTATGAGTAATAAAGTTTTAGTTATTAACGCAGGAAGTAGTTCAATTAAACTTCAATTATTAGATAAAGAAAAATTAAATGTCATTGCTAGTGGGCTAGCTGAAAGAATTGGCGAAGGCGGAAATGGAAATATTGCTATTAAATTCAATGGCCAAAAATTTGAAAGAAGTGTTAAATTAGAAGACCATGCTAAAGCTGTTGAGCACATTTTAGAAATCTTTGAAGAAAACAAAATTATTTCAGATCCTAAGGAAATTGAACTAATTGGCTTTAGAGTTGTCCAAGGTGGCGAATATTTCAATAGTTCTGTAAAATTAGGTGAAAAGGAAATAGAATTAATTGATGAAGTAAAAATGTATGCTCCATTACACAACCCAGGCGCACTACAAGCTATTAGGGCATTTAAAAAAGTTATGCCACATGCAAAACTTTCAGCTGATTTTGATACAGCATTTCACACAAGTATTCCAGCTTTATATTCAACATATCCAATTCCATATGAAATAAACGAAAAACTTAAAATTAAACGTTATGGTGCTCATGGTATTAGTCATGAATACATAACACTTAAAGTGCAAGAGTTATTGAACAAAGACAAAGTAAACATCATCAACCTTCACATTGGTAATGGTGCATCATTATGTGCTATTAAAGACAGCAAGTCAATTGATACAACAATGGGACTTACACCATTAGCAGGAATTATGATGGGTTCGCGTTCAGGCGATATCGACCCTTCTATTCATCAATTTGTTATGAAAAATATGAATCTTTCAATTGATGAGTTTACTGACATCTTAAATAAAAAATCAGGTATGTTAGGTGTTTCAGGAATCTCAAATGACCTTAGAGACATACTAGCAGCAATGGAGAAAAAAGATCAAAGAGCAC
Proteins encoded in this window:
- a CDS encoding acetate/propionate family kinase — translated: MSNKVLVINAGSSSIKLQLLDKEKLNVIASGLAERIGEGGNGNIAIKFNGQKFERSVKLEDHAKAVEHILEIFEENKIISDPKEIELIGFRVVQGGEYFNSSVKLGEKEIELIDEVKMYAPLHNPGALQAIRAFKKVMPHAKLSADFDTAFHTSIPALYSTYPIPYEINEKLKIKRYGAHGISHEYITLKVQELLNKDKVNIINLHIGNGASLCAIKDSKSIDTTMGLTPLAGIMMGSRSGDIDPSIHQFVMKNMNLSIDEFTDILNKKSGMLGVSGISNDLRDILAAMEKKDQRAQFAFDLYCQKIVDFVANYANKLENKIDALVFTAGVGENTPELREQVINSLHFANIKLDKEKNFGKIGEYELISTPDSDVKVYVIRTNEELLIAKHAIELYK